A window of the Gemmatirosa kalamazoonensis genome harbors these coding sequences:
- a CDS encoding OmpH family outer membrane protein, which produces MRYQIRAAFAAVALAGLVAIPAAARAQQAPKLAYVDVQTLMEQAPGRADAQKQFESEAAAIRAEEQRMSDSLDAAVQSYQKSQATMTAAAKQAKEKQLQDMQQGFQQRAQALEARGQQRQQELSQVFESLVRDAINDVRTGEGYAMIFAGGPSSAMLSADKSLDITDKVLTRMRTIAATRPAPTSAPATRPGTTAAPAASTGAPVAAPAGASRPKVP; this is translated from the coding sequence ATGCGTTACCAGATCCGTGCGGCGTTCGCCGCCGTCGCCCTCGCCGGGCTCGTGGCGATCCCTGCCGCCGCCCGTGCGCAGCAGGCGCCGAAGCTGGCGTACGTCGACGTGCAGACCTTGATGGAGCAGGCCCCCGGCCGCGCCGATGCGCAGAAGCAGTTCGAGTCCGAGGCCGCGGCGATCCGCGCCGAGGAGCAGCGCATGAGCGACTCGCTCGACGCCGCGGTGCAGTCGTACCAGAAGTCGCAGGCCACGATGACGGCCGCGGCGAAGCAGGCGAAGGAGAAGCAGCTGCAGGACATGCAGCAGGGCTTCCAGCAGCGCGCGCAGGCGCTCGAGGCGCGCGGCCAGCAGCGCCAGCAGGAGCTGTCGCAGGTGTTCGAGTCGCTCGTGCGCGACGCGATCAACGACGTGCGCACGGGCGAGGGCTACGCGATGATCTTCGCCGGCGGCCCGAGCTCGGCGATGCTGTCGGCGGACAAGAGCCTCGACATCACGGACAAGGTGCTCACGCGCATGCGCACGATCGCCGCGACGCGTCCGGCGCCGACGAGCGCGCCGGCGACCCGCCCGGGGACCACTGCCGCGCCCGCGGCGTCGACCGGCGCTCCGGTGGCGGCGCCGGCGGGCGCGTCGCGCCCGAAGGTTCCCTGA
- the lpxD gene encoding UDP-3-O-(3-hydroxymyristoyl)glucosamine N-acyltransferase, translated as MSLTAADVARLVGGRLTDGGDGARAIRRVAPLHRAGPDELTFLASAKYADAFRETRAGVVLVAPALADTAGAPDAVRIVVDKPHEALLAVLPVLYVQAPRETGIHPTARIGRGAHIGDDVTVDAYAIVGDGVVLGDRAWVETHCVVGAGVEVGEDAHLYPGVTLYAGTSLGRRVAVHSGARLGSDGFGYVFGDGQHRKIPHVGRCIVEDDVEIGANTTIDRGSVDDTIIGAGTKIDNLVHIGHNCRIGKLCLIMAQVGLAGSTTVEDGVILAGQVGVAGHLTIGTGARIAAQAGVVGDVPAGATYGGYPARPHKESLRAHAATFRLAELMKRIERMLERSEAEQ; from the coding sequence GTGTCCCTCACCGCCGCTGACGTTGCGCGACTCGTCGGTGGCCGCCTAACGGACGGCGGCGACGGCGCGCGCGCCATCCGCCGCGTCGCGCCGCTGCACCGCGCCGGCCCGGACGAGCTGACGTTCCTCGCGTCGGCGAAGTACGCGGACGCGTTCCGCGAGACGCGCGCAGGCGTCGTGCTGGTCGCTCCGGCGCTCGCGGACACGGCCGGCGCGCCCGACGCCGTCCGCATCGTGGTCGACAAGCCGCACGAGGCGCTGCTCGCCGTGCTGCCGGTGCTGTACGTCCAGGCGCCGCGCGAGACGGGGATCCATCCGACGGCGCGCATCGGACGCGGCGCGCACATCGGCGACGACGTCACGGTCGACGCGTACGCCATCGTCGGCGACGGCGTGGTGCTCGGGGACCGCGCGTGGGTGGAGACGCACTGCGTGGTCGGCGCCGGCGTGGAGGTCGGAGAGGACGCGCACCTCTATCCGGGCGTGACGCTCTACGCCGGCACGTCGTTAGGCCGGCGCGTGGCCGTGCACAGCGGCGCGCGTCTCGGCAGCGACGGCTTCGGCTACGTGTTCGGCGACGGCCAGCACCGCAAGATCCCGCACGTCGGCCGCTGCATCGTGGAGGACGACGTGGAGATCGGCGCGAACACGACGATCGACCGCGGCAGCGTCGACGACACGATCATCGGCGCAGGGACGAAGATCGACAACCTCGTGCACATCGGCCACAACTGCCGGATCGGGAAGCTGTGCCTGATCATGGCGCAGGTGGGGCTCGCCGGATCGACGACCGTGGAGGACGGCGTGATTCTCGCCGGGCAGGTGGGCGTGGCCGGGCATCTGACGATCGGCACGGGGGCGCGGATCGCCGCGCAGGCGGGCGTGGTGGGCGACGTGCCGGCCGGCGCGACGTACGGCGGCTATCCCGCGCGGCCGCACAAGGAATCGCTGCGCGCGCATGCGGCGACGTTCCGACTCGCGGAGCTGATGAAGCGCATCGAGCGGATGCTCGAGCGCAGCGAGGCCGAGCAGTGA
- a CDS encoding bifunctional UDP-3-O-[3-hydroxymyristoyl] N-acetylglucosamine deacetylase/3-hydroxyacyl-ACP dehydratase: protein MSAVGQRRTIAREATLSGVGLHLGEPCTLAFRPGGVGQGIVFRRVDLPDRPEIPARVGVAVEAQRRTQLGTGDDALHTVEHVLAAVAGAGIDDLVIEMDAAEPPILDGSSVEFLAALDGAGVVGHGGAADVLTLDEPVRVIDGESVYEAFPADELRVEVSIDFPHPLIGRQCGRYVVTPETFRRELAAARTFGFVREVEALRAMGLIKGASLENAVVLDETEVISDGLRWPDEFVRHKAMDCVGDLALAGARVQARIVAQKPSHRGTVTLVRALVRHGRLAGSGATPTPPPSSSRPPAQRHSVLGIEEIMKVLPHRYPFLLVDRIVELEEKTRVVGIKNVTINEPFFQGHFPGHPIMPGVLIVEAMAQTGGMLLLGAFPDPQDKVVYFTSLDNVKFRRPVKPGDQLRFELDIVQIRGPVCKMRGVAKVDGQVVCEADMAAMVRDR from the coding sequence GTGAGCGCGGTGGGCCAGCGCCGCACGATCGCGCGCGAGGCGACGCTCTCCGGCGTCGGGCTGCACCTCGGCGAGCCGTGCACGCTCGCGTTCCGCCCCGGCGGGGTGGGGCAGGGCATCGTGTTCCGCCGCGTGGATCTGCCCGACCGCCCGGAGATCCCGGCGCGTGTCGGCGTCGCCGTGGAGGCGCAGCGTCGCACGCAGCTCGGGACCGGCGACGACGCGCTGCACACGGTGGAGCACGTGCTCGCCGCCGTCGCCGGCGCGGGCATCGACGACCTCGTGATCGAGATGGACGCGGCCGAGCCGCCGATCCTCGACGGGAGCTCGGTGGAGTTCCTCGCCGCGCTCGACGGCGCGGGCGTGGTGGGGCACGGCGGCGCCGCCGACGTGCTGACGCTGGACGAGCCGGTGCGCGTGATCGACGGCGAGAGCGTGTACGAGGCGTTCCCCGCCGACGAGCTGCGCGTCGAGGTCTCGATCGACTTTCCGCACCCGTTGATCGGCCGCCAGTGCGGCCGCTACGTTGTCACGCCGGAGACGTTCCGCCGCGAGCTCGCGGCCGCACGTACGTTCGGGTTCGTCCGTGAGGTGGAGGCGCTGCGCGCGATGGGGCTCATCAAGGGCGCGTCGCTCGAGAACGCCGTGGTGCTCGACGAGACCGAGGTGATCTCGGACGGGCTGCGGTGGCCGGACGAGTTCGTGCGTCACAAGGCGATGGACTGCGTCGGCGACCTCGCGCTCGCCGGCGCGCGCGTGCAGGCGCGCATCGTCGCACAGAAGCCGAGCCACCGTGGCACGGTGACGCTCGTGCGGGCGCTCGTGCGTCACGGCCGGCTCGCCGGCAGCGGTGCGACGCCGACGCCGCCTCCTTCCTCCTCCCGCCCACCCGCTCAGAGGCACAGCGTGCTCGGCATCGAAGAGATCATGAAGGTGCTCCCGCACCGATACCCGTTCCTCCTCGTCGACCGCATCGTGGAGCTCGAGGAGAAGACGCGCGTCGTGGGGATCAAGAACGTCACGATCAACGAGCCGTTCTTCCAGGGACACTTCCCGGGGCATCCCATCATGCCGGGCGTGCTGATCGTCGAGGCGATGGCACAGACCGGCGGCATGCTGCTGCTCGGCGCGTTCCCCGACCCACAGGACAAGGTCGTGTACTTCACGTCGCTCGACAATGTGAAATTCCGGCGCCCCGTGAAGCCCGGCGACCAGCTCCGCTTCGAGCTCGACATCGTCCAGATTCGCGGTCCCGTGTGCAAGATGCGCGGTGTGGCGAAGGTGGACGGCCAGGTCGTGTGCGAGGCCGACATGGCGGCCATGGTGCGCGACCGATGA
- the lpxA gene encoding acyl-ACP--UDP-N-acetylglucosamine O-acyltransferase → MGIHPTAIVHPDAVLGDNVTVGAYAIIGENCTVGDDCVLAPRAVLERNVRLGRGVKVGIGTVLGGDPQDLKFRGEETWVEIGDGTVIREYTTVNRGTTQSYKTTVGRNCLLMSYVHLGHDCHFGDYVIVSNGSQFAGHVTVEDRAIVSGLCAFHQFVRVGRHAFIGGMTRVAKDAPPFLRASGNPMKLYGLNTIGLQRSGFDDDTLHELKRAYRLLFRSELILTQAVERGRAELNLDVEQVRQMLDFVEASVREGRGVGF, encoded by the coding sequence ATGGGCATTCATCCGACCGCGATCGTGCACCCCGACGCGGTGCTCGGCGACAACGTCACCGTCGGCGCATACGCGATCATCGGCGAGAACTGCACGGTCGGCGACGACTGCGTGCTCGCCCCGCGCGCGGTGCTGGAGAGAAACGTTAGGCTCGGCCGCGGCGTGAAGGTCGGCATCGGCACGGTGCTGGGCGGCGACCCGCAGGACCTGAAGTTCCGCGGCGAGGAGACGTGGGTCGAGATCGGCGACGGCACGGTGATCCGCGAGTACACGACCGTCAATCGCGGCACCACGCAGTCGTACAAGACCACCGTCGGGCGCAACTGCCTGCTGATGTCGTACGTGCACCTCGGCCACGACTGTCACTTCGGTGACTACGTGATCGTGTCGAACGGGTCGCAGTTCGCCGGGCACGTCACGGTCGAGGACCGGGCGATCGTGTCGGGACTGTGCGCGTTCCACCAGTTCGTGCGCGTGGGTCGACACGCGTTCATCGGCGGCATGACCCGCGTGGCGAAGGACGCGCCGCCGTTCCTGCGCGCGTCCGGGAACCCGATGAAGCTGTACGGGCTGAACACGATCGGCCTGCAGCGCAGCGGCTTCGACGACGACACGCTGCACGAGCTGAAGCGCGCGTACCGGCTGCTGTTCCGCTCCGAGCTGATTCTCACGCAGGCGGTGGAGCGCGGCCGCGCGGAGCTGAACCTCGACGTGGAGCAGGTGCGGCAGATGCTCGACTTCGTGGAGGCGAGCGTCCGCGAGGGGCGCGGGGTGGGCTTCTGA
- a CDS encoding Gfo/Idh/MocA family oxidoreductase, translating into MGVVGAGGLGYHHVRILREMPSVTLAGFYEQDEARRALVARELEAPAFDTLDALLDATDALNVVVPTPAHFDVARAALARGKHLLIEKPITTTLEQADELIAMADRAGVVVQTGHVERFNRAIRAALPYVERPRFIESDRLAPFSPRGSDVAVVLDLMIHDIDLVRTLVGAPVDDVRAVGVPVLTPTVDIANARLGFTSGAVANITASRVSRERLRKIRIFQQSGYLSLDLAAGTGEFFRLRGGVDVASIAKAPPPLDLAMFVERVPLEAPEGEPLRLEFDSFVAAVRGEQPVAVSARDGRDALDVALRIVGEIERTLPSLRGAALATS; encoded by the coding sequence GTGGGCGTGGTGGGCGCCGGTGGGCTCGGCTACCATCACGTGCGCATCCTGCGCGAGATGCCCAGCGTGACGCTCGCCGGCTTCTACGAGCAGGACGAGGCGCGCCGCGCGCTCGTCGCCCGCGAGCTCGAGGCGCCCGCGTTCGACACGCTCGACGCGCTGCTCGACGCGACCGACGCGCTGAATGTCGTGGTGCCGACGCCGGCGCACTTCGACGTCGCGCGCGCGGCGCTCGCCCGCGGCAAGCACCTGCTCATCGAGAAGCCGATCACGACGACGCTGGAGCAGGCGGACGAGCTGATCGCGATGGCCGATCGCGCGGGCGTCGTCGTGCAGACGGGGCACGTCGAGCGGTTCAACCGCGCCATCCGCGCCGCGCTGCCGTACGTCGAGCGGCCGCGGTTCATCGAGAGCGACCGGCTGGCGCCGTTCAGCCCGCGCGGCAGCGACGTCGCCGTCGTCCTCGACCTCATGATCCACGACATCGACCTCGTGCGCACGCTCGTCGGCGCGCCGGTGGACGACGTGCGCGCGGTGGGCGTGCCGGTGCTCACGCCCACGGTCGACATCGCGAACGCGCGGCTCGGCTTCACGTCCGGCGCGGTCGCGAACATCACGGCGAGCCGCGTGTCGCGCGAGCGGCTGCGGAAGATCCGCATCTTCCAGCAGAGCGGCTACCTGTCGCTCGATCTCGCGGCGGGGACGGGCGAGTTCTTCCGGCTGCGCGGCGGCGTGGACGTCGCCTCGATCGCGAAAGCGCCGCCGCCGCTCGACCTCGCGATGTTCGTGGAGCGCGTGCCGCTCGAGGCGCCGGAGGGCGAGCCGCTGCGGCTCGAGTTCGACAGCTTCGTCGCGGCCGTGCGCGGCGAGCAGCCGGTGGCGGTGAGCGCGCGCGACGGCCGCGACGCGCTCGACGTGGCGCTGCGCATCGTGGGGGAGATCGAGCGCACGCTCCCGTCGCTGCGCGGCGCCGCGCTCGCGACGTCCTGA
- the lpxB gene encoding lipid-A-disaccharide synthase has protein sequence MPNGRREVLFVAGEASGDLHAAGVARELKRLRPELHLAGVGGRHLQAAGVELLEDAERLAVMGFVEVLKHVPAHYALLRRLRARLRGGSVALLVLVDYPGFNMRLAAEARRAGVPVLYFITPQVWAWRKNRLRNMARVITKAAVILPFEEKLLRDHGIDATFVGHPMLDRAQSLPTQSEARAELGLPQDGKVLALFPGSRMQEIERHLDDFVATARRLETEVRGLRVVVSLAPTVRIDPARCPYPMVDSGSLLLLRAATAALCKSGTTTLEAAVAGCPLVVAYRTSRWTYEVARRVVEIPRIGLVNVVAAREVAKEFVQDAVQPEAMAAALKPLLCNAGDQQRMRVQLARVRSMLGRPGADVRVAEIASGMVA, from the coding sequence ATGCCTAACGGCAGAAGAGAGGTGCTGTTCGTCGCCGGCGAGGCGTCGGGCGACCTGCACGCGGCGGGTGTGGCGCGCGAGCTGAAGCGGCTGCGCCCCGAGCTGCATCTCGCCGGCGTCGGCGGACGCCACTTGCAGGCGGCCGGCGTGGAGCTGCTGGAGGACGCCGAGCGCCTCGCGGTCATGGGCTTCGTCGAGGTGCTGAAGCACGTGCCGGCGCACTACGCGCTGCTGCGGCGGCTGCGCGCGCGGCTGCGCGGCGGATCCGTCGCGCTGCTCGTCCTCGTGGACTATCCCGGCTTCAACATGCGGCTCGCCGCCGAAGCGCGCCGCGCCGGCGTGCCCGTGCTGTACTTCATCACGCCGCAAGTGTGGGCGTGGCGCAAGAACCGGCTGCGCAACATGGCGCGCGTCATCACGAAGGCCGCCGTGATCCTGCCGTTCGAGGAGAAGCTGCTCCGCGACCACGGCATCGACGCGACGTTCGTCGGCCATCCGATGCTCGATCGCGCGCAGTCGCTCCCGACGCAGTCGGAGGCGCGCGCGGAGCTCGGCCTGCCGCAGGACGGCAAGGTGCTCGCGCTGTTCCCGGGGAGTCGCATGCAGGAGATCGAGCGCCACCTCGACGACTTCGTGGCGACGGCGCGCCGCCTCGAGACCGAGGTGCGCGGGCTCCGCGTCGTCGTGAGCCTCGCGCCGACGGTGCGCATCGATCCGGCGCGCTGCCCGTACCCGATGGTGGATTCTGGCTCGCTGCTGCTGCTGCGCGCGGCGACGGCGGCGCTCTGCAAGAGCGGCACGACGACGCTCGAGGCCGCGGTCGCCGGCTGTCCGCTCGTCGTGGCGTATCGCACGAGCCGGTGGACGTACGAGGTCGCGCGCCGCGTGGTGGAGATCCCGCGCATCGGTCTCGTGAACGTCGTCGCGGCGCGCGAGGTGGCGAAGGAGTTCGTGCAGGACGCGGTGCAGCCCGAGGCGATGGCGGCCGCGCTGAAGCCGCTGCTCTGCAACGCCGGTGACCAGCAGCGCATGCGCGTGCAGCTCGCCCGGGTCCGGTCGATGTTGGGCAGACCCGGCGCGGACGTGCGCGTCGCCGAGATCGCGAGCGGCATGGTGGCGTGA
- a CDS encoding lysophospholipid acyltransferase family protein, whose translation MSDPAPGRDQGRAERRLWLYVRLGVPFVRLLASTWRVREIGREGWNQRRAAGLATITALWHGQLLVLTSHHRDLGAAVLISEHRDGEIIARVVEAFGYRTVRGSTSRGAGRALLELVRVLRGGIDVAITPDGPRGPRHSFAPGALVAAQRSGAPVVGVVAHVSRAWRLRSWDGFEIPKPFARVTIAYSEPTPVDVATPREAVEQVPRFEALMRALGERAAMRDGGAGG comes from the coding sequence GTGAGCGATCCCGCACCGGGCCGCGACCAGGGCCGCGCCGAGCGTCGGCTGTGGCTGTACGTCCGGCTCGGCGTGCCGTTCGTGCGACTGCTCGCGTCGACGTGGCGCGTGCGCGAGATCGGGCGCGAGGGGTGGAACCAACGTCGCGCCGCGGGGCTCGCGACGATCACGGCGCTCTGGCACGGGCAGCTTCTCGTGCTCACGTCGCACCACCGCGACCTTGGCGCGGCGGTGCTCATCAGCGAGCACCGCGACGGCGAGATCATCGCGCGCGTGGTGGAGGCGTTCGGCTATCGCACCGTGCGCGGCTCGACGTCGCGCGGCGCGGGGCGCGCGCTGCTGGAGCTCGTGCGCGTGCTGCGCGGCGGCATCGACGTGGCGATCACCCCGGACGGCCCACGCGGCCCGCGCCACTCGTTCGCGCCCGGGGCGCTCGTCGCCGCGCAGCGCAGCGGCGCGCCGGTGGTCGGCGTGGTCGCGCACGTGAGCCGCGCGTGGCGCCTGCGGAGCTGGGACGGCTTCGAGATCCCGAAGCCGTTCGCGCGCGTGACGATCGCGTACAGCGAGCCGACGCCGGTGGACGTCGCGACGCCGCGCGAGGCGGTGGAGCAGGTGCCGCGCTTCGAGGCGTTGATGCGCGCGCTCGGCGAGCGGGCGGCGATGCGTGATGGTGGGGCCGGTGGCTGA
- a CDS encoding tetraacyldisaccharide 4'-kinase has translation MADLADLASHVWYGRDGIAAIARVALTPASLLYGVVMRMRDSLYDRQLLSSYVLALPALSVGNLTVGGTGKTPVSSWIARRMQALGARPAIVLRGYGDDEPLVHSLLSPGVTVVTDADRVRGVAEAASRGADVAVLDDAFQHRRARRDADVVLVSAEQARADARLLPAGPYREAPSALGRASLLVVTRKTASLEEAADAASRMARRARNVPAAIVALALDAVHAWPPGGDGSPLDALAGAAVLAVAAVGEPAAFFAQLAAAGADVAPAAFPDHHAFTRAEAESLARRAERAVRGDGAARVVCTLKDAVKLGPLWPDLAPPLWYVSQRVTVEAGGDALNAIVARVLAARSQLNDTTGAARPS, from the coding sequence GTGGCTGACCTCGCGGATCTCGCGTCGCACGTCTGGTACGGCCGCGACGGAATCGCGGCCATCGCGCGCGTCGCGCTCACTCCCGCGTCGCTCCTCTACGGTGTGGTGATGCGCATGCGCGACTCGCTGTACGATCGCCAGCTGCTGTCGTCGTACGTGCTCGCGCTGCCGGCGCTCAGCGTCGGCAACCTCACCGTCGGCGGCACGGGCAAGACGCCGGTGTCGTCGTGGATCGCGCGTCGCATGCAGGCGCTCGGCGCGCGACCGGCGATCGTGCTGCGCGGCTACGGAGACGACGAGCCGCTCGTGCACTCGCTGCTGTCGCCCGGCGTGACCGTCGTCACGGACGCCGATCGCGTGCGCGGCGTGGCGGAGGCGGCGAGCCGCGGCGCCGACGTCGCGGTGCTCGACGACGCGTTCCAGCACCGCCGCGCGCGACGCGACGCCGACGTCGTGCTCGTGAGCGCGGAGCAGGCGAGGGCAGACGCGCGGCTGCTGCCCGCGGGCCCGTACCGCGAGGCGCCATCGGCGTTGGGCCGCGCGTCGCTCCTCGTCGTGACGCGGAAGACCGCGTCGCTCGAGGAGGCCGCCGACGCCGCCTCGAGGATGGCGAGGCGGGCGCGGAACGTTCCAGCGGCGATCGTGGCGCTCGCGCTCGATGCGGTGCACGCGTGGCCCCCGGGCGGCGACGGCTCGCCGCTCGACGCGCTGGCCGGCGCGGCCGTGCTCGCGGTGGCCGCCGTGGGCGAGCCGGCCGCGTTCTTCGCGCAGCTCGCCGCGGCCGGTGCCGACGTCGCGCCGGCGGCATTTCCCGACCATCACGCGTTCACGCGCGCCGAGGCCGAGTCGTTAGCACGGCGCGCCGAGCGTGCCGTGCGCGGCGACGGTGCGGCGCGCGTGGTATGTACGCTGAAGGACGCCGTGAAGCTCGGTCCGCTCTGGCCTGACCTCGCGCCGCCCCTTTGGTATGTTTCACAGCGCGTGACCGTCGAGGCAGGCGGTGACGCGTTGAACGCCATCGTCGCGCGCGTGCTCGCCGCGCGCTCCCAACTCAACGATACGACCGGGGCCGCCCGGCCTTCCTAA
- a CDS encoding Glu/Leu/Phe/Val family dehydrogenase — protein sequence MGTDLRLPTATIVRPDKDRFLNEENPFEAMMSRFDRAAALLDLDPGIYQVLRHPEKQITVSIPVMMDSGEVKVFIGHRVLYNTSRGPAKGGIRFDLNVNLDEVTALAAWMTWKCAVVNLPFGGAKGGVVCDPLGMSVGELERLTRRYTAGIISVLGPDSDVPAPDVNTNERVMAWVMDTYSMHMRHTVTSVVTGKPVEMGGSLGRREATGRGCMIVTMQALQQLGMPVQGTTVAVQGFGNVGSVAAQLLARQGCKIVAISDRTGGYTNPTGIDVDAAIAYVQRHKTLEGFAGGDPVSNDELLTLDVDVLVPAALENVITSKNAGKIRAKIICEGANGPTTAGADAILDEKGIFVIPDILANAGGVTVSYFEWVQDRGGYFWSEATVNERLEDIMVRSFRDVLALSKQHRVNMRTAAYMLSISRVATVHRLRGIYA from the coding sequence ATGGGCACTGACCTTCGCCTTCCGACCGCGACCATCGTCCGGCCCGACAAGGACCGATTCCTGAACGAGGAGAACCCGTTCGAGGCGATGATGTCGCGCTTCGACCGGGCGGCAGCGCTGCTGGACCTCGACCCCGGCATCTACCAGGTGCTGCGGCATCCGGAGAAGCAGATCACGGTGAGCATTCCCGTGATGATGGATTCCGGCGAGGTGAAGGTGTTCATCGGCCACCGCGTGCTGTACAACACGTCGCGTGGACCCGCGAAGGGCGGCATCCGCTTCGACCTGAACGTCAACCTGGACGAGGTGACGGCGCTGGCCGCATGGATGACGTGGAAGTGCGCCGTCGTGAATTTGCCGTTTGGTGGTGCGAAAGGCGGCGTCGTGTGCGACCCGCTCGGCATGAGCGTCGGTGAGCTGGAGCGCCTCACGCGCCGCTACACCGCCGGCATCATCTCCGTGCTCGGCCCCGACTCCGACGTGCCGGCGCCCGACGTGAACACGAACGAGCGCGTGATGGCGTGGGTGATGGACACGTACTCCATGCACATGCGCCACACCGTCACGTCGGTCGTCACCGGCAAGCCGGTGGAGATGGGTGGCTCGCTCGGCCGCCGCGAGGCGACGGGGCGCGGCTGCATGATCGTCACCATGCAGGCGCTCCAGCAGCTCGGCATGCCGGTGCAGGGGACGACGGTCGCCGTGCAGGGGTTCGGCAACGTCGGCTCGGTCGCCGCGCAGCTGCTCGCGCGCCAGGGATGCAAGATCGTCGCGATCAGCGACCGCACCGGCGGCTACACGAACCCCACCGGCATCGACGTCGACGCGGCGATCGCGTACGTGCAGCGCCACAAGACGCTCGAGGGCTTCGCGGGCGGCGATCCGGTGAGCAACGACGAGCTGCTGACGCTCGACGTCGACGTGCTGGTGCCCGCCGCGCTGGAGAACGTCATCACGAGCAAGAACGCCGGGAAGATCCGCGCGAAGATCATCTGCGAGGGCGCGAACGGCCCGACCACGGCCGGCGCCGACGCCATCCTCGACGAGAAGGGGATCTTCGTCATCCCCGACATCCTCGCGAACGCGGGCGGCGTCACCGTCTCGTACTTCGAGTGGGTGCAGGACCGCGGCGGCTACTTCTGGTCCGAGGCGACGGTGAACGAGCGCCTCGAGGACATCATGGTGCGCAGCTTCCGCGACGTGCTCGCGCTGTCGAAGCAGCATCGTGTGAACATGCGCACGGCCGCGTACATGCTGTCGATCAGCCGCGTCGCGACGGTGCACCGGCTGCGCGGCATCTACGCCTGA
- a CDS encoding 23S rRNA (pseudouridine(1915)-N(3))-methyltransferase RlmH — MRIVLAVVGRPRGDGVADAIAEYETRAARYWPLEAHEVREEPARSSSPEIVKQREGERLLAKIPAAAVLVACDERGLAWTSQQFAAWLQRQREEGRDVAFVIGGAYGLPPAVRERAAVRLAVAPWTLPHELARLVLAEQLYRAGTIVRGEPYHKA, encoded by the coding sequence ATGCGCATCGTGCTCGCGGTGGTCGGCCGTCCGCGCGGCGACGGCGTGGCGGACGCGATCGCCGAATACGAGACGCGCGCGGCGCGCTACTGGCCGCTGGAGGCGCACGAGGTGCGCGAGGAGCCGGCGCGGTCGTCGTCGCCCGAGATCGTGAAGCAGCGCGAGGGCGAGCGATTGCTGGCGAAGATCCCGGCTGCCGCGGTGCTCGTCGCGTGCGACGAGCGGGGCCTGGCCTGGACGTCGCAGCAGTTCGCCGCGTGGCTGCAGCGGCAGCGAGAGGAGGGGCGCGACGTCGCGTTCGTGATCGGCGGCGCGTACGGCCTCCCGCCCGCCGTGCGCGAGCGGGCCGCGGTGCGTCTCGCCGTGGCGCCGTGGACGCTGCCGCACGAGCTCGCGCGACTCGTGCTCGCCGAGCAGCTCTATCGCGCGGGGACGATCGTGCGCGGCGAGCCCTATCACAAGGCGTGA